One genomic window of Pseudomonas chlororaphis subsp. piscium includes the following:
- a CDS encoding TonB-dependent siderophore receptor: MAHRFAARPLLTLAISLACGTAPIHLQATETTQAQAYRFDIPEQSLDGALAAFSAVTRIQVLVSGELTQGVVSPGVSGHLGQREALGLLLGGTGLSAAFINADTVTLEKRVASGSALEVGATTIRSERLGATTEGSGSYTTGAVTLGRGEQRLKDIPQSVSVMTRKQMDDQNTTKLSEVVKRTPGLTATKSPGPGMFIFSRGFELGTLQYDGVPIPRNTYTLGSYLTENMATYDRVETLRGPAALLQGANSPGGTMNLVRKRGGMAPAVTITAKAGSWDHYGTQVDAGGPLNAEGTLRGRFVADYDTSNSFVDYAGSWNQTFYAAVDYDFTPDTTVGVGISNQKGHARPNFMSLPRYANGNDIGLSRSTFVGASWNRSVNNQTQVFADLEHRFNDDWKLKAALVAMDEHNDATYQATWDEVPNPGTAGNIRYVDWVTDFNTKSRGVDVYVNGKFEGLGFQQELVLGANYSKLTTDDLWARDATDGADIFNIDHHRSQRDKYQLFQEGSGSKSWYDIRQKGIYGTWRVRVLDPLTLVVGARTSWYDYSYIGQSGFQGVYGNPSESTTQTTGRVTPYAGLLYDLNDQWSAYASYADAFEPQTNLTTSGGLLKPIEGKNYELGIKGELADGRLNTSFAIFRYDQENRGVQDLQGPMNCGGWYCSVASGKVRSQGFEATLSGEVLPGLQLASSYTYNTTKFLKDDTYEGKVFSTWTPKHQLKVWGDYQLPGDWQKVSVGAGVTAQSSTEAYDRNFSVPGNALWDSRVAYKIDQEFTVAANLNNMFDKKYYIPAYNAIWGSNYYGDPRNVMFTLTYTPQF, from the coding sequence ATGGCACACCGATTTGCCGCACGGCCCTTGCTGACACTGGCCATTTCCTTGGCCTGCGGCACTGCGCCGATCCATCTGCAGGCTACCGAGACCACCCAGGCCCAGGCGTATCGTTTCGATATCCCGGAGCAATCTCTGGATGGTGCGCTGGCAGCCTTTTCGGCGGTGACGCGGATTCAAGTGCTGGTCTCCGGTGAGCTGACCCAGGGTGTGGTTTCGCCCGGCGTCAGTGGCCATCTGGGCCAGCGCGAAGCCTTGGGCCTGCTGCTGGGCGGCACGGGCCTGAGCGCGGCCTTTATCAATGCCGACACCGTGACCCTGGAAAAACGCGTGGCTTCGGGTTCGGCGCTGGAAGTCGGGGCAACCACCATCCGCTCGGAGCGCCTGGGGGCGACCACCGAGGGCAGCGGGTCCTACACCACCGGAGCGGTGACGCTGGGCAGGGGCGAGCAGCGGCTCAAGGACATTCCGCAATCGGTCAGCGTCATGACCCGCAAGCAGATGGATGACCAGAACACCACCAAGCTCTCCGAAGTGGTGAAACGCACCCCTGGCCTGACCGCGACCAAATCGCCAGGCCCCGGCATGTTCATCTTCTCCCGTGGGTTCGAGCTCGGCACCTTGCAATATGACGGTGTGCCGATCCCGCGTAATACCTACACGCTGGGCAGCTACCTCACCGAGAACATGGCGACCTACGACCGTGTGGAGACCCTGCGCGGCCCCGCCGCCCTGCTGCAAGGTGCCAACAGCCCCGGGGGCACCATGAACCTGGTGCGCAAGCGCGGCGGCATGGCGCCGGCGGTGACCATCACCGCCAAGGCCGGCTCCTGGGACCACTACGGCACGCAGGTCGATGCCGGCGGCCCGCTCAATGCCGAGGGCACCTTGCGTGGCCGCTTCGTGGCGGACTACGACACCAGCAATTCGTTCGTCGACTACGCCGGTAGCTGGAACCAGACCTTCTACGCCGCCGTCGACTATGACTTCACCCCTGACACCACCGTCGGCGTGGGCATCAGCAACCAGAAGGGCCATGCCCGGCCTAACTTCATGTCGTTGCCCCGTTATGCCAATGGCAACGATATCGGCCTGTCGCGCTCGACCTTTGTCGGCGCCAGCTGGAACCGCAGCGTCAACAACCAGACCCAGGTGTTCGCCGACCTGGAGCATCGCTTCAACGACGACTGGAAGTTGAAAGCGGCGCTGGTGGCCATGGATGAACACAACGACGCGACCTACCAGGCGACATGGGACGAAGTCCCCAATCCCGGCACGGCCGGCAACATCCGTTATGTGGACTGGGTCACTGACTTCAATACCAAGAGCCGGGGGGTGGACGTCTACGTCAATGGCAAGTTCGAGGGCCTGGGTTTCCAGCAGGAACTGGTGCTGGGCGCCAACTATTCCAAGCTCACCACCGATGACCTGTGGGCGCGGGATGCAACGGACGGCGCGGATATTTTCAATATCGACCATCACCGTTCGCAGCGGGACAAATACCAGCTGTTCCAGGAAGGTTCCGGCTCCAAGAGCTGGTATGACATTCGCCAGAAGGGCATCTACGGGACCTGGCGGGTGAGGGTGCTGGACCCGCTGACCCTGGTCGTGGGTGCTCGCACCAGTTGGTATGACTATTCCTATATTGGTCAGAGTGGTTTCCAGGGTGTGTACGGCAATCCTTCCGAAAGCACCACGCAGACCACCGGCCGGGTCACGCCGTACGCAGGCCTGCTGTATGACCTCAATGACCAATGGTCGGCCTACGCCAGCTACGCCGATGCCTTCGAGCCGCAAACCAACCTGACCACCTCTGGCGGCTTGCTCAAGCCCATCGAAGGCAAGAATTATGAGCTGGGGATAAAGGGTGAACTGGCGGACGGCCGGCTGAATACCTCTTTTGCCATTTTCCGCTACGACCAGGAAAACCGTGGGGTCCAGGACCTGCAAGGGCCGATGAACTGCGGCGGTTGGTACTGTTCCGTTGCTTCGGGCAAGGTTCGCAGCCAGGGTTTTGAAGCCACGTTGAGCGGTGAAGTGCTACCGGGTTTGCAACTGGCGTCCAGCTATACCTACAACACCACCAAGTTCCTCAAGGACGACACCTACGAAGGCAAGGTCTTCAGTACCTGGACTCCCAAGCACCAGCTCAAGGTCTGGGGCGATTACCAGTTGCCGGGTGACTGGCAGAAAGTCAGCGTCGGTGCCGGCGTGACCGCGCAAAGCAGTACCGAAGCCTATGACCGCAACTTCAGCGTGCCCGGCAACGCCCTCTGGGATTCGCGAGTGGCCTACAAGATCGACCAGGAATTCACCGTGGCGGCGAACCTGAACAATATGTTCGACAAGAAGTACTACATCCCTGCGTACAACGCGATCTGGGGCAGCAACTACTACGGCGACCCACGCAATGTGATGTTTACCCTGACCTATACACCGCAGTTCTGA
- a CDS encoding FecR family protein, with the protein MNPTSAAVDPLMTQAAPTSEELFAEACGWYFRLQAEDVTPAELQAFAVWLGQGAAQDEAWQEVQVMLGGLREPARAIRRAEQAAWRQPARRWQPWAYAAAMLLAVGLTLQNTPWLDRLRADYATGTGESRTIELADGSQLQLNTDSAIQVRMSAGERQIRLLRGEGFFEVTRDPARPFVVQSGDGWVKVVGTQFSVARRDEQTRVQVAQGKVEVNAGSGAPVYLEPGRAVEFQGQRLADVHGFDPASGFAWRQRQLVFRQQPLSEVVSELNRYWPGKTLVLGDDLRKRVVSGVFEIDKPDAVIKALEYTLNLRAEHYTPYLLVLREGKAS; encoded by the coding sequence ATGAACCCCACGTCCGCCGCTGTGGACCCCCTGATGACCCAAGCTGCGCCCACCTCTGAAGAGCTGTTCGCCGAAGCCTGCGGCTGGTATTTCCGCCTCCAGGCCGAAGATGTGACGCCTGCCGAACTGCAAGCCTTTGCCGTGTGGCTGGGGCAGGGTGCTGCCCAGGACGAAGCCTGGCAGGAAGTACAGGTGATGCTCGGCGGCCTGCGGGAGCCGGCGCGGGCCATTCGCCGGGCCGAGCAGGCCGCCTGGCGTCAGCCGGCGCGGCGCTGGCAGCCGTGGGCGTATGCCGCGGCGATGCTGCTGGCGGTGGGGCTGACGCTGCAAAACACGCCATGGCTGGATCGCCTGCGCGCGGACTACGCCACCGGCACCGGGGAGTCGCGCACCATCGAGCTGGCCGACGGTTCCCAGTTGCAACTCAACACCGACAGCGCGATACAGGTGCGCATGAGTGCCGGCGAACGGCAGATCCGCCTGCTGCGCGGCGAGGGGTTCTTCGAGGTGACCCGGGACCCGGCGCGGCCGTTCGTGGTGCAGTCCGGCGATGGTTGGGTGAAAGTGGTGGGTACCCAGTTCAGTGTTGCCCGGCGCGACGAGCAGACGCGGGTGCAAGTGGCCCAGGGCAAGGTCGAGGTCAATGCCGGCAGCGGCGCGCCGGTGTACCTGGAACCGGGACGGGCCGTGGAGTTTCAGGGCCAGCGGCTGGCCGACGTCCATGGCTTCGACCCCGCCAGCGGGTTTGCCTGGCGTCAGCGGCAACTGGTGTTTCGCCAGCAGCCGCTGTCGGAAGTGGTCAGCGAGTTGAACCGCTACTGGCCCGGCAAGACCCTGGTGCTTGGCGACGACCTGCGCAAGCGCGTGGTGTCCGGTGTGTTTGAAATCGACAAGCCTGACGCGGTGATCAAGGCGCTGGAATACACCCTCAACCTGCGTGCCGAGCATTACACCCCGTATCTGCTGGTGCTGCGCGAGGGCAAGGCGTCCTAG
- a CDS encoding RNA polymerase sigma factor, protein MPSWNSQIARLFAEQKKALEAFVTRRTGSAQVAADLTQESFLRLARLDSGEKIDNLPAFLFTIASNLVRDHQRQAIRRERLDGGEPSEELPCGNPGADEQLAAYQQEQLMQDAILALPDATRRIFLLYHVDECSYREIGERLSISPRSVEYQLRRALIDCRTYIQARLACDRQGRRP, encoded by the coding sequence GTGCCCTCCTGGAATTCGCAGATCGCGCGCCTGTTCGCGGAGCAGAAGAAAGCCCTCGAAGCCTTCGTCACCCGCCGCACCGGCAGCGCTCAGGTGGCCGCAGACCTGACCCAGGAATCTTTCCTGCGCCTGGCGCGCCTGGATTCCGGGGAGAAGATCGACAACCTCCCGGCGTTCCTCTTCACCATTGCCAGCAACCTGGTGCGCGACCACCAGCGTCAGGCCATCCGCCGCGAGCGCCTGGACGGCGGCGAGCCCAGCGAAGAATTGCCCTGCGGCAACCCGGGGGCCGACGAACAATTGGCCGCCTACCAGCAGGAGCAACTGATGCAGGACGCGATCCTGGCGTTGCCCGATGCGACCCGGCGGATCTTCCTGCTCTATCATGTCGACGAATGTTCCTACCGCGAAATCGGCGAGCGCCTGTCGATCAGCCCGCGCAGTGTGGAATACCAATTGCGTCGGGCCCTGATCGACTGCCGTACCTACATCCAGGCGCGGCTGGCCTGCGATAGACAAGGACGTCGGCCATGA
- a CDS encoding phosphorylcholine phosphatase, with protein MKLAPKFLVAALCLGLAGQVLATDLKHWPADQAKQLDAMIAANANKGNYAVFDMDNTSYRYDLEESLLPFMENKGLITRETLDPSLKLMPFKDTAEHKESLFSYYYRLCEVDDMVCYPWVAQVFSGFTLKELKGYVDELMASGKPVPATYFEGDVVKNTEINPPKIFTGQKELYNKLMENGIEVYVMTAASEELVRMVASDPKYGYNVKPQNVIGVTTLLKDRKTGELTTARKQITAGKYDEKANLGLELTPYLWTPATWMAGKHAAILTYIDEWKKPVLVGGDTPTSDGYMLFHDVDVAKGGIHLWVNRKDKYMAQINGMMAKHAAAQAKEGLPVTADKNWVIVKPEDIQ; from the coding sequence ATGAAACTCGCTCCGAAATTTCTGGTTGCCGCACTCTGCCTGGGCCTTGCCGGCCAGGTTCTCGCCACCGACTTGAAGCACTGGCCCGCGGACCAGGCCAAGCAACTGGACGCGATGATCGCGGCCAACGCCAACAAGGGTAACTACGCGGTGTTCGACATGGACAACACCAGTTACCGCTACGACCTGGAAGAGTCGCTGCTGCCGTTCATGGAGAACAAGGGCCTGATCACCCGCGAGACCCTTGACCCCTCCCTGAAGCTGATGCCGTTCAAGGACACCGCCGAGCACAAGGAAAGCCTGTTCAGCTACTACTACCGCCTCTGTGAAGTCGACGACATGGTCTGCTACCCCTGGGTGGCGCAGGTGTTCTCCGGCTTTACCCTCAAGGAACTCAAGGGCTATGTCGACGAATTGATGGCCTCGGGCAAACCGGTGCCGGCCACTTATTTCGAAGGCGACGTGGTCAAGAACACCGAGATCAATCCGCCGAAAATCTTCACCGGCCAGAAAGAGCTGTACAACAAGCTGATGGAGAACGGCATCGAGGTCTACGTGATGACCGCCGCCTCCGAGGAACTGGTGCGCATGGTCGCGTCCGATCCGAAGTACGGCTACAACGTCAAGCCGCAGAACGTCATCGGCGTGACCACCCTGCTCAAGGACCGCAAGACCGGCGAGCTGACCACCGCGCGCAAGCAGATCACCGCCGGCAAATATGACGAGAAGGCCAACCTCGGCCTGGAACTGACCCCTTACCTGTGGACCCCGGCGACCTGGATGGCCGGCAAGCACGCAGCGATCCTGACCTACATCGACGAGTGGAAAAAACCGGTGCTGGTGGGCGGCGACACCCCGACCAGCGACGGCTACATGCTGTTCCACGATGTCGACGTGGCCAAGGGCGGCATCCACCTGTGGGTCAACCGCAAGGACAAGTACATGGCCCAGATCAACGGCATGATGGCCAAGCACGCCGCGGCCCAGGCCAAGGAAGGGCTGCCGGTGACGGCGGACAAGAACTGGGTGATCGTCAAGCCGGAGGATATCCAGTAA
- a CDS encoding L-cystine transporter, with protein sequence MNLPLILNLLVFLALLLGLAQTRHTTWSLAKKVLLALVLGVVFGVALHSIYGAGNPVLKTSIGWFDLVGNGYVQLLQMIVIPLVFASILSAVARLHNASSLGKISFLTIGTLLFTTAIAAVIGIALTNLFGLTAEGLVAGTQEMARLQVIQSDYAGKVADLNIPQLLLSFIPQNPFADLARAKPTSIISVVIFAAFLGIAALQLLKDDADKGQKVVNAIDTLQAWVTRLVRLVMKLTPYGVLALMTKVVASSNLQDIIKLGSFVVVSYIGLGLMFVVHGLLVSLAGINPLRFFRKVWPVLTFAFTSRSSAATIPLSIEAQTSRLGIPQSIASFAASFGATIGQNGCAGLYPAMLAVMVAPTVGINPLDPLWIATLVAIVTLSSAGVAGVGGGATFAALIVLPAMGLPVSLVALLISVEPLIDMGRTALNVSGSMTAGAITSQIMQQTDKEKLDADEHAELAQA encoded by the coding sequence ATGAACCTGCCGCTGATCCTCAACCTGCTGGTGTTCCTCGCCTTGCTGCTGGGCCTGGCACAAACCCGTCACACCACCTGGAGCCTGGCCAAGAAGGTCCTGCTGGCGCTGGTGCTGGGCGTGGTCTTCGGTGTTGCCCTGCACAGCATCTACGGTGCCGGCAACCCCGTCCTGAAAACCTCCATCGGTTGGTTCGACCTGGTGGGCAACGGTTACGTGCAGCTGCTGCAGATGATCGTGATCCCGCTGGTGTTCGCCTCGATCCTCAGTGCCGTGGCGCGCCTGCACAACGCCTCGTCCCTGGGCAAGATCAGCTTCCTGACCATCGGCACCCTGCTGTTCACCACCGCCATCGCCGCGGTGATCGGCATCGCCCTGACCAACCTGTTCGGCCTGACCGCCGAAGGGCTGGTGGCCGGTACCCAGGAAATGGCTCGCCTGCAGGTGATCCAGAGCGATTACGCGGGCAAGGTCGCCGACCTGAATATCCCGCAGCTGCTGCTGTCGTTCATTCCGCAGAACCCTTTCGCCGACCTGGCCCGGGCCAAGCCGACCTCGATCATCAGCGTGGTGATCTTCGCCGCCTTCCTCGGTATCGCCGCCCTGCAACTGCTCAAGGACGACGCCGACAAGGGCCAGAAAGTGGTCAACGCCATCGACACGCTGCAAGCCTGGGTCACCCGCCTGGTGCGCCTGGTAATGAAGCTGACCCCCTACGGCGTGCTGGCGCTGATGACCAAGGTGGTCGCCAGCTCCAACCTGCAGGACATCATCAAGCTCGGCAGTTTCGTGGTGGTGTCGTACATCGGCCTGGGCCTGATGTTCGTGGTTCATGGCCTGCTGGTGTCGCTGGCCGGGATCAACCCGCTGCGCTTCTTCCGCAAGGTCTGGCCGGTGCTGACCTTCGCCTTCACCAGCCGCTCCAGCGCCGCGACCATCCCGCTGAGCATCGAGGCGCAGACCAGCCGCCTGGGCATTCCGCAGTCCATCGCCAGCTTCGCCGCCTCGTTCGGCGCGACCATCGGCCAGAACGGCTGCGCCGGCCTGTACCCGGCCATGCTGGCGGTGATGGTGGCCCCGACCGTCGGCATCAACCCGCTGGACCCGCTGTGGATCGCGACCCTGGTGGCGATAGTGACCTTGAGTTCGGCCGGTGTGGCCGGGGTGGGCGGTGGCGCGACGTTCGCCGCGCTGATCGTGCTGCCGGCCATGGGCTTGCCGGTGTCCTTGGTGGCGCTGCTGATTTCCGTGGAGCCGCTGATCGACATGGGCCGTACCGCGCTGAACGTCAGCGGTTCGATGACCGCCGGTGCGATCACCAGCCAGATCATGCAGCAGACCGATAAAGAAAAGCTCGATGCCGATGAGCATGCGGAGCTGGCGCAGGCTTAA
- a CDS encoding dihydrofolate reductase produces MKKSLPLSLIAALGENRVIGVDNSMPWHLPGDFKYFKATTLGKPIIMGRKTWDSLGRPLPGRLNIVVSRQADLRLEGAEVYPSLEAAVARAEEWALEQGVAELMLIGGAQLYAQGLEQADRLYLTRVALSPEGDAWFPQFDLNQWQLVSNVPNPPEGDKPAYSFEVWEKR; encoded by the coding sequence ATGAAAAAATCTCTCCCTCTCAGCCTGATCGCGGCCCTCGGTGAAAACCGCGTGATCGGCGTCGACAACAGCATGCCCTGGCACTTGCCGGGGGATTTCAAATACTTCAAGGCCACCACCCTGGGCAAGCCGATCATCATGGGTCGCAAGACCTGGGATTCGCTGGGGCGTCCGCTGCCGGGGCGGCTGAATATAGTGGTCAGCCGCCAGGCCGACCTGCGGCTCGAAGGCGCCGAGGTGTACCCGTCGCTGGAAGCCGCGGTGGCGCGTGCCGAGGAATGGGCGCTGGAGCAGGGTGTCGCCGAGCTGATGCTGATCGGCGGGGCGCAGCTGTATGCCCAGGGCCTGGAGCAGGCCGATCGCCTGTACCTGACGCGCGTGGCGCTGAGCCCGGAGGGCGATGCGTGGTTTCCGCAGTTCGACCTGAACCAGTGGCAACTGGTGTCGAACGTGCCGAATCCGCCGGAAGGGGACAAGCCGGCCTACAGCTTCGAGGTGTGGGAGAAGCGTTAA
- a CDS encoding DUF2868 domain-containing protein gives MTALTPLEKLWLTEAVRLREEHAGTLEDQEANRLARTAGGDLASRIQYRAQWLAERDGLAAALRHWVQGARLALMLLALLAIVSGAGLAFAALGNGQTPVNVFWALGSLLGLNLLLLLSWALGLLFAGEQGASLGRLWLWLSAKLARDAKAAQLAPALLLLLQRRKLNRWAIGTLVNGLWLLALLSAVAILLMLLITKRYGFYWESTLLGADAFVAMTNALAAIPRAIGFGAPTVAMIHASTRDVYNTELVRQSWAVWLVASLIIYGVLPRLLLMLFCRWRWKRGQARLQLDLNLPGYSQLREALMPSSERLGINDAAPDSLHRIEGGVSAQDSDGALLVAIELDDQRPWPPQLPATVKDAGILDSRESRHKLLEQMSRFPPARLAIACDPRRSPDRGSLALIAELARSASATRVWLLQAPPGQALDAERLGDWHVALQQLELPFADCVPLNWLETGHD, from the coding sequence GTGACAGCACTGACCCCACTGGAAAAACTCTGGCTCACCGAAGCCGTACGCCTGCGTGAAGAACACGCCGGCACCCTGGAGGACCAGGAAGCCAATCGCCTGGCGCGCACCGCTGGCGGCGACCTGGCGAGCCGTATCCAATACCGCGCGCAGTGGCTGGCCGAACGTGACGGCCTGGCCGCCGCCCTGCGCCACTGGGTCCAGGGCGCGCGCCTGGCGCTGATGCTGCTGGCGCTGCTGGCCATCGTCAGCGGCGCCGGCCTGGCCTTCGCCGCCCTGGGCAACGGGCAGACGCCGGTCAATGTGTTCTGGGCCCTGGGCAGCCTGCTCGGCCTCAACCTGCTTCTGCTGCTGAGCTGGGCCCTGGGCCTGCTGTTCGCCGGCGAACAGGGCGCCAGCCTCGGCCGCCTGTGGCTGTGGCTCAGCGCCAAGCTCGCCCGCGACGCCAAGGCCGCGCAGCTCGCGCCCGCCCTGCTGTTGTTGCTGCAGCGGCGCAAACTCAATCGCTGGGCCATCGGCACCCTGGTCAACGGCCTGTGGCTGCTGGCCCTGCTCAGCGCCGTGGCGATCCTGCTGATGCTGCTGATCACCAAGCGCTACGGGTTCTACTGGGAAAGCACCCTGCTCGGTGCGGACGCCTTCGTGGCAATGACCAACGCCCTCGCGGCCATACCCCGTGCCATAGGTTTCGGCGCACCGACCGTGGCGATGATCCACGCCAGCACCCGGGACGTTTACAACACCGAGCTGGTGCGCCAGTCCTGGGCCGTCTGGCTGGTGGCCTCGCTGATCATTTACGGCGTGCTGCCGCGCCTGCTGTTGATGCTGTTCTGTCGCTGGCGCTGGAAGCGTGGGCAGGCGCGCCTGCAACTGGATCTCAACCTCCCCGGCTACAGCCAGCTGCGCGAAGCGCTGATGCCCAGCAGCGAGCGCCTGGGGATCAACGATGCCGCCCCCGACTCGCTGCACCGTATCGAAGGCGGCGTCAGCGCGCAGGACAGCGATGGCGCCCTGCTGGTGGCCATCGAACTGGACGACCAGCGCCCCTGGCCACCGCAATTGCCGGCCACGGTGAAAGACGCCGGCATCCTCGACAGCCGCGAATCCCGGCACAAGCTGCTGGAACAGATGAGCCGCTTTCCGCCGGCGCGCCTGGCCATCGCCTGCGATCCACGGCGCTCGCCGGACCGAGGCAGCCTGGCGCTGATCGCCGAGTTGGCCCGCAGCGCCAGCGCCACCCGGGTCTGGCTGCTGCAGGCGCCACCGGGCCAGGCACTGGATGCCGAACGCCTGGGTGACTGGCACGTGGCCTTGCAACAACTGGAGCTGCCGTTCGCCGATTGCGTGCCGCTGAACTGGCTGGAGACCGGGCATGACTGA
- a CDS encoding GTPase/DUF3482 domain-containing protein has product MTDPRKLPLKLAVVGHTNVGKTSLLRTLTRDVGFGEVSHRPSTTRHVEGARLSVDGEPLLDLYDTPGLEDAIALLDYLERLEHPGERLDGPARLVRFLEGSEARQRFEQEAKVLRQLLDSDAGLYVIDAREPVLAKYRDELEVLASCGKPLLPVLNFVSSANHREPDWREALARLGLHALVRFDSVAPPEDGERRLYESLALLLESSRPQLERLIADQQAQRAARQQSAARLIAELLIDCAACRRSVVSEVEQEQQAIGELRKAVRQREQRCVEALLKLYAFRPQDAAASDVPLLDGRWGDDLFNPETLKQLGVRVGGGIAAGAAAGAGVDLLVGGLTLGAAALAGAIAGGALQTARSYGGRLLGKLKGQRELTVDDSVLRLLALRQRQLVQALNVRGHAALGSIQLATPQDQGWREGKLPEALNKARAHPQWSSLNPAPRLSQAERQEQIEVLAQKLVVED; this is encoded by the coding sequence ATGACTGATCCTCGCAAACTACCGTTGAAGCTGGCGGTGGTCGGCCACACCAACGTCGGCAAGACCTCCCTGCTGCGCACCCTGACCCGGGATGTGGGCTTCGGCGAGGTCTCCCATCGCCCCAGCACCACCCGCCATGTCGAGGGCGCGCGGCTGTCGGTGGACGGCGAACCGCTGCTCGACCTGTACGACACCCCCGGCCTGGAAGACGCCATCGCCCTGCTCGACTACCTGGAACGCCTGGAGCACCCAGGCGAGCGACTGGACGGCCCGGCCCGCCTGGTGCGGTTTCTCGAAGGCAGCGAGGCGCGCCAGCGTTTCGAACAGGAAGCCAAGGTGCTGCGCCAGCTGCTGGACTCCGACGCCGGGCTGTATGTGATCGATGCCCGCGAGCCGGTACTGGCCAAGTACCGCGACGAACTGGAAGTCCTCGCCAGTTGCGGCAAGCCGCTGCTGCCGGTGCTGAATTTCGTCAGCAGCGCCAACCATCGCGAGCCGGACTGGCGCGAAGCCCTGGCCCGCCTGGGTCTGCACGCGCTGGTGCGATTCGACAGCGTGGCGCCGCCGGAGGACGGCGAGCGGCGGCTGTATGAAAGCCTGGCATTGCTTCTGGAAAGCTCGCGGCCGCAGCTGGAACGCCTGATCGCCGACCAGCAGGCGCAACGCGCGGCTCGCCAGCAAAGCGCCGCGCGGCTGATCGCCGAACTACTGATCGATTGCGCCGCCTGCCGGCGCAGTGTAGTCAGCGAGGTCGAGCAGGAACAGCAGGCCATCGGTGAACTGCGCAAAGCCGTACGCCAGCGCGAACAGCGCTGCGTCGAGGCGCTGCTCAAGCTCTACGCCTTCCGCCCGCAGGATGCCGCCGCCAGCGATGTGCCGCTGCTCGACGGACGCTGGGGCGATGACCTGTTCAACCCGGAAACCCTCAAGCAACTGGGCGTGCGGGTCGGTGGGGGGATTGCCGCCGGCGCGGCGGCCGGGGCCGGCGTCGACCTCCTGGTGGGCGGCCTGACCCTGGGCGCGGCGGCCCTGGCCGGAGCGATTGCCGGCGGCGCGCTGCAAACCGCCCGCAGCTACGGCGGCCGCCTGCTGGGCAAGCTCAAGGGCCAGCGCGAGCTGACCGTGGACGACAGCGTGTTGCGCCTGTTGGCCCTGCGCCAACGGCAACTGGTGCAGGCGCTGAATGTGCGTGGTCATGCGGCGCTGGGCAGCATCCAGCTGGCCACGCCCCAGGACCAGGGCTGGCGCGAGGGCAAGCTGCCGGAGGCGCTGAACAAGGCCCGCGCCCATCCGCAGTGGTCGTCCCTCAACCCGGCGCCGCGGCTGAGCCAGGCGGAGCGCCAGGAGCAGATCGAGGTGTTGGCGCAGAAGCTGGTGGTCGAGGATTAG
- a CDS encoding phosphonate degradation HD-domain oxygenase, which produces MGPEQRIAEVFGLYERFGDSDYIGEPVSQIEHMSQAAQLAMAEGFDDEVVLAAFFHDIGHICVQDAENMGGFGVVSHERLGADYLRRAGFSERLARLVEYHVQAKRYLTFKEPGYYERLSQASRRTLEYQGGVMSAEEARAFEQDPLCAVSLRLRHWDEQAKELWVPVMDLQVLKDKAVRLLAA; this is translated from the coding sequence ATGGGGCCTGAGCAGCGGATCGCCGAGGTGTTCGGCCTGTACGAGCGTTTTGGCGACAGCGACTACATCGGCGAGCCGGTGTCGCAGATCGAACACATGTCCCAGGCCGCGCAACTGGCCATGGCCGAGGGTTTCGACGACGAAGTGGTGCTGGCGGCGTTCTTCCACGATATCGGGCATATCTGCGTGCAGGATGCTGAGAACATGGGCGGTTTCGGCGTGGTCAGCCATGAGCGGCTGGGCGCCGACTACCTGCGCCGCGCCGGTTTCAGCGAGCGTCTGGCGCGGTTGGTGGAGTACCACGTGCAGGCCAAGCGTTACCTGACCTTCAAGGAACCGGGCTACTACGAGCGGCTCAGCCAAGCCAGCCGGCGCACCCTGGAATACCAGGGTGGAGTGATGAGTGCCGAAGAGGCCCGGGCCTTCGAGCAGGACCCGCTGTGCGCGGTCAGCCTGCGCCTGCGCCATTGGGACGAACAGGCCAAGGAGCTGTGGGTGCCGGTGATGGATTTGCAGGTGCTCAAGGACAAGGCGGTGCGGTTGTTGGCGGCCTGA